The sequence below is a genomic window from Alphaproteobacteria bacterium.
GGTCAGACTTTATTAAGGCAATATATTTTTGATAAAATCAAAAAAGATGTTGCAGTTGATGAAGATGTATTGATGGATGAAAATGTATTGATGGATGAAGAAGATTTTTATGTTATTGCTGATTCATTAAAACAAGCAATTTATCAGAAAATTGGTATTGATCCTGCAATGATTCCTTCAATGGTAGATTATGCTGTCAATTTCTTGGATAAATTGGGAGATGATTGGTTGACAGGTATTGCTGATAAATCTTTGTCAGAGCGCTATGCTCATAACGATCCTGCGTTACTAAAGATTAAATTGTTGCGCAATTAATCTTAGGAACGTTACAAAATCTTTTGTGGAAACTGGAAAATAAGGTATAAAAGAATATCTTATGAATGAGAGAGTTTTCAAATGTCACGCCAAAAGCTTTATGTAACGTCCCCACTTTATTACGTCAATGATAATCCACATATTGGGCATGCTTATACCAATTTAGCATGTGATGTTTGGGCTCGTTTTATGCGCCTTGATGGACATGATGTTTTTTTCTTAACAGGCACAGATGAGCATGGTCAAAAGGTTGAAAAATCAGCAGAACTCGCGGGGCTAAGTCCCAAAGATTTTGTGGATGAAAAATCACAAAGTTTTCGGGATCTTTTTAAAGCATTTGATTTTTCGAATAATGATTTTATCCGTACAACAGAACCAAGACACACAAAAGCAGTTCAACATATCTGGAATTTGTTGCTGGAACGTGATCAAATATATTTATCAAGCTATTCTGGTTGGTATGCTATTCGTGATGAAGCTTTTTATAACGAATCCGAATTGATTGATGGGAAGGCCCCTACAGGGGCACCTGTAGAATGGGTTGAAGAACCTTGCTATTTCTTTAGATTATCCGCGTGGCAGGATAGACTTCTTGAATTTTATGAAAAACACCCAGATTTTATGCACCCTAGGTCGCGTGGCAATGAAGTTTTATCTTTTGTACGTGGTGGATTAAAAGATCTAGCAGTTTCGCGTACGACCTTTAAATGGGGCATTCCTGTACCGAATGATCCAACGCATGTCATGTATGTTTGGTTTGATGCGTTAACCAATTATATTACAGCTTTGGGCTATCCAAACGCCGATTGGCAACAAGATTTTTGGGCCAATGCACATCACGTGATGGGTAAAGATATTCTTAGATTTCATGCTGTGTATTGGCCTGCATTTTTGATGGCAGCTGATCTTATGCCACCCAAACAAATTGTTGCCCATGGTTGGTGGACAAATGAAGGTGAGAAGATATCTAAATCCTTAGGAAATGTGATCAATCCTTTTGATTTAATTGAAAAATATGGTTTGGACCAAACACGTTATTTTTTAATGCGTGAAGTGTCCTTTGGGAATGATGGGAATTTTAGTCATCAAGCTGTCGTTAAGCGGATGAATTCAGAGCTCGCCAATGATTTAGGGAACTTGGTACAACGTGTTTTGGTGCAAGTGTCAAAAAATTGTGCACAAAAAGTGCCTGAAAAGGAGACATTATTGTCTCAAGATTCGGTACTCATTGAAAAAGCTTATAAAACTTTGGAGCATGTTAGACATGAATTTTGGCATTGGGGCTTTCATAAAGCCTTAGATCAAATTTGGGAAGTGATTGGCGATGCAAATCGTTATATTGATGAACAAGCACCTTGGGGATTGAAAAAAACAGATCTTAAGCGTATGGAAACTGTTCTTTATACATTATGCGAGACTATTCGTGTCGTTGGTTTGTTAGTCCAACCTTTTATACCTAAAACAGCAAACCAAATATTAGATCTTGTTGGTGTAAAATCTGAATATAGAGATTTTGCACATATATTAAGTGCGCTTGTTTCAGGTGTTGATTTGCCTCAACCGAATGTGTTGTTTCCAAGATTTGTAGAGGAGGCAGCATGAGTGTACTTCAGTTTGTCGATAGCCATTGTCATTTAGATTATGACGAAT
It includes:
- the metG gene encoding methionine--tRNA ligase; its protein translation is MSRQKLYVTSPLYYVNDNPHIGHAYTNLACDVWARFMRLDGHDVFFLTGTDEHGQKVEKSAELAGLSPKDFVDEKSQSFRDLFKAFDFSNNDFIRTTEPRHTKAVQHIWNLLLERDQIYLSSYSGWYAIRDEAFYNESELIDGKAPTGAPVEWVEEPCYFFRLSAWQDRLLEFYEKHPDFMHPRSRGNEVLSFVRGGLKDLAVSRTTFKWGIPVPNDPTHVMYVWFDALTNYITALGYPNADWQQDFWANAHHVMGKDILRFHAVYWPAFLMAADLMPPKQIVAHGWWTNEGEKISKSLGNVINPFDLIEKYGLDQTRYFLMREVSFGNDGNFSHQAVVKRMNSELANDLGNLVQRVLVQVSKNCAQKVPEKETLLSQDSVLIEKAYKTLEHVRHEFWHWGFHKALDQIWEVIGDANRYIDEQAPWGLKKTDLKRMETVLYTLCETIRVVGLLVQPFIPKTANQILDLVGVKSEYRDFAHILSALVSGVDLPQPNVLFPRFVEEAA